The Sporosarcina luteola genome contains a region encoding:
- a CDS encoding AAA family ATPase: MSFSPEQFEEMSTRLAEVREEIGKFIVGQHEAVEFSIYSILADGHALLEGLPGLGKTMLIRTISEVLDLSFSRIQFTPDLMPADITGTSILERNPEGVQRFVFREGPIFSQMVLADEINRATPKTQSALLEAMGEKTVTVLGETRKMSRPFFVLATQNPIEMEGTYPLPEAQMDRFLCKILLPYPAKEELKEIMLRTTGPKTVAIKKVMDTETIILAQEMAKSVVIADEMMDYAVDLVSATHHRTDSEDDWNQYVQYGSGPRGLQSIIRLAKARALVAGRFHVSIADIKTVAKPALRHRILINYEGEAEGIDVDKLIDRFLEDIRQGAQV, translated from the coding sequence ATGTCGTTTTCACCAGAGCAATTTGAAGAAATGAGTACACGGCTTGCAGAAGTACGGGAAGAAATTGGGAAATTCATTGTTGGACAACACGAAGCAGTCGAATTCTCCATATATTCTATTTTAGCGGATGGGCATGCCTTGTTGGAGGGTCTGCCCGGCTTAGGAAAGACGATGCTGATCCGGACGATATCTGAAGTTTTGGATCTGTCTTTTTCCCGTATTCAATTTACACCGGATCTCATGCCGGCCGATATTACAGGGACGAGCATTTTGGAACGGAATCCGGAAGGGGTTCAACGTTTTGTTTTCAGAGAAGGACCGATTTTCAGCCAAATGGTATTGGCAGATGAGATCAACCGTGCCACGCCGAAGACCCAAAGTGCTTTACTTGAGGCGATGGGTGAAAAAACAGTTACTGTACTTGGCGAAACCCGGAAGATGTCCAGGCCATTCTTCGTCCTTGCCACGCAGAATCCGATTGAGATGGAAGGAACATATCCACTGCCTGAAGCGCAAATGGACCGATTTTTATGCAAGATTCTTCTTCCTTATCCCGCAAAGGAAGAATTGAAGGAAATCATGCTGAGGACAACCGGGCCGAAAACAGTTGCTATCAAAAAAGTGATGGATACAGAGACAATTATTTTAGCACAAGAAATGGCGAAATCGGTTGTCATCGCTGACGAAATGATGGATTATGCGGTTGATCTAGTATCGGCGACACATCATCGAACGGATTCCGAAGATGATTGGAATCAATATGTCCAATATGGAAGCGGTCCACGTGGGCTGCAATCCATTATCCGTCTGGCAAAGGCAAGGGCACTGGTGGCAGGACGTTTCCATGTATCGATTGCGGATATAAAAACAGTTGCCAAACCGGCGTTGAGACACCGTATCCTCATCAATTATGAAGGGGAAGCGGAAGGGATCGATGTTGATAAGCTTATCGATCGTTTTCTGGAGGACATTCGTCAAGGAGCGCAAGTCTGA